The following are from one region of the Cyanobium gracile PCC 6307 genome:
- the trpA gene encoding tryptophan synthase subunit alpha, which yields MSVAATAGPSTAPTLIQERFTALRAQGRCALMPFLMAGDPDLSVTAASLLALQAAGADLIELGIPYSDPLADGPVIQAAASRALAAGTTPGRVLEMLASLRGRLTVPVVLFTYSNPLLNRGMDTFCREAAAAGAAGLVVPDLPLEEAQKLSAIAAGHDLDLVLLVAPNTPAERMARIHAASRGFTYLVSVTGVTGVRTSLENRVGPLVGRLRELGPTPVAVGFGIATGEQAFQVRRWGADGAIVGSALVRRMAEAHRSGADVAADAGAFVAELRTALDQPL from the coding sequence ATGAGCGTCGCCGCCACCGCCGGCCCCAGCACCGCCCCCACCCTGATCCAGGAACGCTTCACCGCCCTGCGGGCCCAGGGGCGCTGCGCCCTGATGCCCTTCCTGATGGCGGGCGATCCCGATCTCTCGGTCACGGCCGCGAGCCTGCTGGCCCTGCAGGCCGCCGGCGCCGACCTGATCGAGCTGGGCATCCCCTACAGCGATCCCCTTGCCGACGGCCCGGTGATCCAGGCCGCCGCCAGCCGCGCCCTGGCGGCCGGCACCACGCCCGGCCGGGTGCTGGAGATGCTGGCCTCCCTGCGGGGCCGGCTCACCGTGCCGGTGGTGCTGTTCACCTACAGCAACCCCCTGCTCAACCGGGGCATGGACACCTTCTGCCGCGAGGCGGCCGCCGCTGGGGCCGCCGGGCTGGTGGTGCCCGATCTGCCCCTGGAGGAGGCCCAGAAGCTCTCCGCCATCGCCGCCGGCCACGACCTGGACCTGGTGCTGCTGGTGGCGCCCAACACCCCGGCCGAGCGCATGGCCCGCATCCATGCCGCCAGCCGCGGCTTCACCTACCTCGTGAGCGTCACCGGGGTGACGGGGGTGCGCACCAGCCTGGAAAACCGGGTGGGCCCCCTGGTGGGGCGGCTGCGAGAGCTGGGACCCACACCGGTGGCAGTGGGCTTCGGCATCGCCACCGGCGAGCAGGCCTTCCAGGTGCGCCGCTGGGGCGCCGATGGCGCCATCGTGGGCAGCGCCCTGGTCCGGCGCATGGCCGAGGCCCACCGGAGCGGCGCCGATGTGGCCGCCGATGCCGGCGCCTTCGTCGCCGAGCTGCGCACGGCCCTCGACCAGCCGCTCTGA
- a CDS encoding sigma-70 family RNA polymerase sigma factor — translation MASSLSAFLGEIGRHQLLTPEQELTLGRKVQAMVSLNERCAQAGGSGPACEFDDLEKRTLRNGERAKQQMVTANLRLVVNLAKRYQGKGLDLLDLIQEGTIGLTRAVEKFDPTRGHRFSTYAYWWIRQGLNRALSTQSRTIRIPVNVNEKLTRLRAAKARHLQSHGSSPNAAELATAMGLPVAEVEDLLGCELRSVTVSLQGAVRSKADPSELVDVLPSNEPAPMERAEQAERTASVWTLLEKSNLTPKERTVVMLRFGLDGSHEWRTLAEVARQLECSREYCRQVVQRALRKLRKTGIESGLVEE, via the coding sequence ATGGCGAGTTCCCTCAGTGCCTTTCTCGGCGAGATCGGCCGTCACCAGCTGCTTACCCCTGAGCAGGAGCTCACCCTCGGGCGAAAAGTGCAGGCGATGGTGAGCCTCAACGAGCGTTGCGCCCAGGCCGGCGGCAGCGGCCCGGCCTGCGAATTCGATGATCTCGAGAAGCGCACCCTGCGCAACGGGGAGCGTGCAAAACAGCAAATGGTGACAGCCAATCTGCGGCTCGTCGTCAACCTCGCCAAGCGTTATCAAGGCAAGGGCCTCGATCTGCTTGACCTCATCCAGGAAGGAACGATCGGTCTGACCCGCGCGGTCGAGAAGTTCGACCCCACCCGCGGTCACCGATTCAGCACTTATGCCTACTGGTGGATCCGCCAGGGCCTCAACCGGGCCCTCTCCACCCAGAGCCGCACGATCCGGATCCCCGTCAACGTCAACGAGAAACTCACCCGCCTGCGGGCCGCCAAGGCGCGGCACCTCCAGTCCCACGGCTCCTCCCCCAACGCCGCCGAGCTGGCCACCGCCATGGGGTTGCCCGTGGCCGAAGTGGAGGACCTGCTGGGCTGCGAGCTGCGCAGCGTCACCGTGAGCCTGCAGGGGGCCGTGCGCTCCAAGGCCGATCCCTCCGAGCTGGTCGACGTGCTGCCCAGCAACGAACCGGCGCCGATGGAGCGGGCCGAGCAGGCCGAGCGCACCGCCTCGGTCTGGACGCTCCTGGAGAAGTCCAACCTCACCCCCAAGGAACGCACGGTGGTGATGCTGCGCTTCGGTCTCGACGGCAGCCACGAGTGGCGCACCCTGGCCGAGGTGGCGCGCCAGCTGGAGTGCAGCCGCGAGTACTGCCGCCAGGTGGTGCAGCGGGCCCTGCGCAAGCTCCGCAAGACCGGCATCGAGAGCGGCCTGGTCGAGGAGTGA
- a CDS encoding Nif11 domain/cupin domain-containing protein, whose product MAEAQLQQFLDKVRQLQAFVALSEADPALRQALRDCGDHHQVVALARSRGFEIGRRWGETPPEEGPAADVADGGASLVRGPCPADGEELTTVLLQTPQLRLERIHSCNARSPDGFWYDQREHEWVLLLQGSARLQFNDEAEPRALACGDALLISAGRRHRLLASDPPPGTIWLALFWPALPVP is encoded by the coding sequence ATGGCCGAAGCCCAGCTGCAGCAGTTCCTGGACAAAGTGCGCCAGCTCCAGGCCTTCGTGGCCCTGAGCGAGGCCGACCCCGCCCTGCGCCAGGCCCTGCGGGACTGCGGTGACCACCATCAGGTGGTGGCCCTGGCCCGCTCCCGCGGCTTCGAGATCGGCCGCCGCTGGGGGGAGACGCCGCCGGAAGAGGGGCCCGCGGCCGACGTGGCGGATGGCGGGGCCTCCCTGGTGCGGGGCCCCTGCCCCGCCGACGGGGAGGAGCTCACCACCGTCCTGCTGCAGACCCCCCAGCTGCGTCTGGAGCGGATCCACTCCTGCAACGCCCGCAGCCCCGACGGCTTCTGGTACGACCAGAGGGAGCATGAATGGGTGCTGCTGCTGCAGGGGAGTGCCCGGCTGCAGTTCAACGATGAGGCCGAACCCCGTGCCCTCGCCTGCGGTGATGCCCTGCTGATCAGTGCGGGCCGTCGGCACCGACTGCTGGCGAGTGACCCGCCGCCTGGAACGATCTGGCTGGCCCTGTTCTGGCCAGCTCTTCCCGTTCCCTGA
- a CDS encoding YciI family protein, which produces MKFVLWGTYCADVLERRTPFREEHLAGLKRQKEEGVLLTLGPTADTRFVFGLYEADDRETVESLVKGDIYWRQDIWTAVEVHPWIQAF; this is translated from the coding sequence ATGAAATTCGTCCTCTGGGGCACCTACTGCGCCGATGTGCTCGAGCGCCGCACCCCTTTCCGGGAGGAGCATCTGGCCGGACTGAAGCGTCAGAAGGAGGAGGGCGTGCTGCTCACCCTGGGGCCCACGGCCGACACCCGCTTCGTGTTCGGCCTCTACGAGGCCGACGACCGGGAGACGGTGGAGAGCCTCGTCAAGGGTGACATCTACTGGCGACAAGACATCTGGACCGCCGTGGAGGTCCACCCGTGGATCCAGGCCTTCTGA
- a CDS encoding DUF938 domain-containing protein, whose amino-acid sequence MEADALPFSPACLRNKEPILTLLRRWLAPGARVLEVGSGSGQHAIHMARHLPGVRWQPSERQEALAGLAARIRLEGGEGLAAGAQVAPPLVLDVTQPHWPAGPFEAVFTANTLHIMPAAAVPQLLGGSARVLAADGLLLIYGPFRYGERHTAASNEAFNAHLRDLDPAMGVRDAEAIQREAAALGLQLEADAAMPANNRLLVFQKNGEGRGR is encoded by the coding sequence ATGGAAGCCGATGCCCTGCCGTTCTCGCCCGCCTGCCTGCGCAACAAGGAGCCGATCCTGACGCTGCTGCGCCGCTGGCTGGCCCCCGGCGCCCGGGTGCTGGAGGTGGGCTCGGGCAGCGGCCAGCACGCCATCCACATGGCCCGCCATCTGCCGGGGGTCCGCTGGCAGCCAAGCGAGCGCCAGGAGGCCCTGGCCGGCCTGGCGGCACGCATCCGCCTGGAGGGCGGGGAGGGCCTGGCCGCGGGGGCGCAGGTGGCGCCACCGCTGGTGCTGGATGTGACCCAGCCCCACTGGCCCGCGGGCCCCTTCGAGGCGGTGTTCACGGCCAACACGCTGCACATCATGCCGGCGGCGGCGGTGCCCCAGCTGCTGGGCGGCAGCGCCCGGGTGCTGGCCGCTGACGGCCTGCTGCTGATCTACGGGCCGTTCCGCTATGGCGAGCGCCACACCGCCGCCAGCAACGAGGCCTTCAACGCCCACCTGCGCGATCTGGATCCGGCCATGGGGGTGCGCGACGCCGAGGCGATCCAGCGTGAGGCCGCCGCCCTGGGGCTGCAGCTAGAGGCCGATGCGGCGATGCCGGCCAACAACCGGCTGCTGGTGTTTCAGAAGAACGGCGAAGGGCGCGGGAGATGA
- a CDS encoding integrase, with translation MGTKGAKLGTVLGTVAMPSRDPYLTRVNRALRDLGCAVAIEVTPSGKRMRLRSTLPFPDGSWKQHRISTPIAYPSGVEQARKLAEELGRDIELHRMGLDPFPFDRWFAGPHKSAGDAGDAISGVEAIRRTEQWWNQQRRRGVSAPVSWATDYASPLKPLLSLEKIDLTVLTALVESKAVGSRNRRRASIAAVAVARAIELGPDAVLKLKDLGKGYTPQKDAAPRELPSEVVIVEVIDALPADWQWVAGICATYGTRPHEALMKSQVLSNGLVAIVGGKTGARQGLPLPKAWIDRWSLDCRRLPGISLDRDHRTVGAQLGVALRRFGAPFKAYDLRHAWAVRAIHNPQISPSLAAKSLGHSLMVHTSLYQRWFDSASMASLVAQM, from the coding sequence TTGGGCACAAAAGGGGCCAAACTAGGCACGGTTTTAGGCACGGTCGCCATGCCCTCAAGGGACCCGTATCTGACCCGTGTCAACCGGGCTCTCAGGGACCTGGGCTGCGCGGTGGCGATTGAGGTCACACCTTCAGGCAAGCGGATGCGCCTCAGGAGCACGCTTCCCTTCCCCGACGGCTCCTGGAAACAGCACCGCATCAGCACCCCGATCGCCTATCCCTCAGGGGTGGAGCAGGCCCGCAAGCTCGCCGAGGAGCTCGGCCGCGATATCGAGCTCCATCGGATGGGGCTGGATCCCTTCCCCTTCGATCGGTGGTTCGCTGGCCCCCACAAGAGCGCTGGGGATGCCGGGGACGCGATCAGCGGGGTGGAGGCGATCCGCCGCACCGAGCAATGGTGGAACCAGCAGCGCCGGCGGGGGGTTAGTGCCCCGGTTTCCTGGGCCACCGACTACGCCTCTCCCCTCAAGCCACTCCTGTCTTTGGAAAAGATTGACCTGACAGTCCTGACGGCTCTGGTCGAGAGCAAGGCAGTGGGGAGCCGCAACCGGCGTCGGGCTTCGATCGCTGCCGTGGCGGTGGCCCGTGCGATCGAGTTGGGGCCGGACGCGGTTCTGAAGCTGAAGGATCTCGGCAAGGGGTACACCCCCCAGAAGGATGCCGCCCCGCGTGAGCTGCCCTCTGAAGTGGTGATTGTTGAGGTGATCGATGCGTTGCCGGCCGACTGGCAGTGGGTTGCCGGCATCTGCGCCACATATGGAACCCGCCCCCATGAAGCGCTGATGAAGTCCCAAGTGCTATCCAATGGCCTCGTAGCGATCGTGGGGGGAAAGACCGGAGCCCGCCAGGGGCTGCCACTCCCGAAGGCATGGATCGATCGCTGGTCGCTTGACTGCAGGCGCCTCCCCGGCATCAGCCTCGATCGGGACCACCGGACGGTAGGAGCACAGCTCGGTGTCGCGTTGCGCCGCTTCGGGGCTCCGTTCAAGGCGTACGACCTGCGGCATGCCTGGGCGGTGCGGGCGATTCACAACCCCCAGATCAGCCCGTCACTGGCGGCCAAGAGCCTCGGTCATTCCCTGATGGTGCACACATCTCTGTATCAGCGGTGGTTCGACAGCGCCTCGATGGCGTCACTTGTTGCGCAGATGTGA
- a CDS encoding phosphate-starvation-inducible PsiE family protein has translation MRRLQRIFQDRPFLHLIDRGERLVAKLLAVMLFLVLVVAALKFSVELLFQLVDPAVRWEGEGLIAVLGDLLNLLIAIEVLQNITSYLRRHVVQIELVLLTAITAVARKVIVLPPNAENKPMLVVGLGVAVLCLAAAFWMVRQINEREANEREVREREELARTGPARSFQAAGHSPAVGADGPH, from the coding sequence ATGCGACGTCTGCAGCGGATTTTCCAGGACAGGCCCTTCCTCCACCTGATCGACCGGGGTGAGCGCCTAGTGGCCAAGCTCCTGGCCGTGATGCTGTTCCTGGTCCTGGTGGTGGCCGCCCTCAAGTTCTCCGTTGAACTGCTCTTCCAGCTGGTCGATCCCGCCGTGCGCTGGGAGGGGGAGGGGCTCATCGCCGTGCTGGGTGATCTGCTCAACCTGCTGATCGCCATCGAGGTCCTGCAGAACATCACCTCCTACCTGCGCCGCCATGTGGTGCAGATCGAGTTGGTGCTGCTCACGGCGATCACCGCCGTGGCACGGAAGGTGATCGTGCTTCCTCCGAATGCCGAGAACAAGCCGATGCTGGTGGTGGGCCTGGGGGTGGCGGTGCTGTGCCTGGCGGCCGCCTTCTGGATGGTGCGCCAGATCAATGAGCGGGAGGCGAATGAGCGGGAGGTCAGGGAACGGGAAGAGCTGGCCAGAACAGGGCCAGCCAGATCGTTCCAGGCGGCGGGTCACTCGCCAGCAGTCGGTGCCGACGGCCCGCACTGA
- a CDS encoding c-type cytochrome: MSFLVALLLLGLFMPSAALGFPRAAFAVSPPLSASPPPESEAIGGSVLQVSVLEAGGSLFQAHCAGCHLQGGNIIRRGKTLKLGALERNGVASPDAIAAIAAGGTGQMGGYAQSLGEGGPEAVAAWVWQQALDGWPRA; encoded by the coding sequence GTGTCGTTTCTGGTGGCCCTGTTGCTGTTGGGCCTGTTCATGCCTTCGGCCGCCCTCGGTTTTCCCAGGGCGGCCTTCGCTGTGTCACCGCCCCTGTCCGCATCCCCCCCTCCTGAGTCGGAGGCCATCGGCGGCAGCGTCCTTCAGGTGAGCGTTCTCGAGGCGGGCGGCTCCCTGTTTCAGGCCCATTGCGCAGGCTGCCATCTCCAGGGGGGCAACATCATCCGCCGTGGCAAGACCCTCAAACTGGGGGCCCTGGAGCGCAACGGCGTCGCCTCCCCGGACGCCATCGCCGCCATCGCCGCCGGTGGTACCGGCCAGATGGGTGGCTATGCCCAGTCCCTGGGCGAGGGCGGGCCGGAGGCGGTGGCGGCCTGGGTGTGGCAGCAGGCCCTGGACGGCTGGCCCCGGGCCTGA
- a CDS encoding GNAT family N-acetyltransferase codes for MLPIRPLRPDDCQQLIAVYHEAVISQAGNLYSPSQIEAWSQQAGRNDAFRSSLLRGHGLVSTTLNDDTIIEAFALLDPVDRLALLYCRGRSSRQGRASALLEALERHARSRGVARLRTEASQLSRPLLERRGWVVDAEEMVTLGGVAFLRWRMGKDLL; via the coding sequence ATGCTGCCGATCCGTCCGCTCCGTCCCGATGATTGCCAGCAGCTGATCGCCGTATATCACGAAGCGGTCATCAGCCAGGCCGGGAACCTCTACAGCCCGTCACAGATCGAGGCCTGGTCGCAACAGGCCGGTCGCAATGATGCCTTCCGGTCGTCATTGCTGCGCGGCCATGGGTTGGTGAGCACCACCCTCAATGACGACACGATCATCGAGGCGTTTGCCCTTCTCGATCCCGTCGACCGGCTCGCCCTGCTCTATTGCCGGGGCCGCTCGAGTCGCCAGGGCAGGGCCAGCGCCCTGCTGGAGGCCCTGGAACGGCACGCCCGCTCCCGGGGGGTGGCTCGCCTGCGCACCGAGGCCAGCCAGCTCTCCCGGCCGCTGCTGGAGCGGCGGGGCTGGGTGGTGGACGCCGAGGAGATGGTGACGCTCGGCGGCGTGGCGTTCCTGCGCTGGCGGATGGGCAAGGATCTGCTCTGA
- a CDS encoding AbrB family transcriptional regulator, protein MLTGSELLAKVKELGDVGKSEIVRACGYVSTKKDGAERLNFTAFYEALLEAKGVEFGAAGKVGKGGRKLSYVATVQGNGNLLIGKAYTAMLDLKPGDEFEIKLGRKQIRLIPAGSADDED, encoded by the coding sequence ATGCTGACTGGATCGGAATTGCTGGCCAAGGTCAAGGAGCTCGGCGATGTCGGCAAGTCCGAGATCGTTCGGGCCTGTGGCTATGTTTCCACCAAGAAGGATGGCGCTGAGCGCCTGAACTTCACCGCCTTCTACGAGGCCCTGCTCGAAGCCAAGGGTGTCGAGTTCGGTGCGGCCGGCAAGGTGGGCAAGGGCGGGCGCAAGCTCAGCTACGTGGCCACGGTGCAGGGCAACGGCAACCTGCTCATCGGCAAGGCCTACACCGCCATGCTGGATCTCAAGCCAGGCGATGAGTTCGAGATCAAGTTGGGCCGCAAGCAGATCCGCCTGATCCCCGCCGGCAGCGCCGACGACGAGGATTGA
- a CDS encoding DUF2214 family protein, which produces MAGLFSIPSEVLSSAGVAYIHYLSFMVCFGALVLERRLIRPDPDRKDAVLMVITDVTYGLAALGVLLSGILRVLYFGQGSSFYTENPLFWWKVGTYLAVGALSLYPTITYILWAIPLRKGELPKVSEALANRLRWVLNIELAGFAAIPLMAALMARGVGLAG; this is translated from the coding sequence ATGGCCGGGCTTTTCTCCATCCCCTCCGAGGTGCTCTCCAGCGCCGGAGTGGCCTACATCCACTACCTGAGCTTCATGGTCTGCTTCGGCGCCCTGGTACTGGAGCGGCGCCTGATCCGGCCCGACCCTGACCGCAAGGACGCGGTCCTGATGGTGATCACGGACGTGACCTACGGCCTGGCCGCCCTGGGGGTGCTGCTCAGCGGCATCCTGCGGGTGCTGTACTTCGGCCAGGGCTCGAGCTTTTACACCGAGAACCCCCTGTTCTGGTGGAAGGTGGGCACCTATCTGGCGGTGGGCGCCCTTTCCCTGTACCCCACCATCACCTACATCCTCTGGGCGATCCCCCTGCGCAAGGGGGAGCTGCCCAAAGTCAGCGAGGCCCTGGCCAACCGCCTGCGCTGGGTGCTGAACATCGAGCTGGCGGGCTTTGCCGCCATTCCCCTGATGGCGGCCCTGATGGCCCGCGGCGTCGGACTGGCGGGCTGA
- a CDS encoding DUF3007 family protein gives MTRAQAILLGLVVFAIGGGGYWVFRSSGLEGFSPGIAASALLMLVVLGWTASYLLRVVGGKMTYMEQRRRYRAAYDAVTDEELQRKFDAMSPEEQAKLLAEVGQLQADAEM, from the coding sequence GTGACCCGCGCACAGGCAATCCTGCTGGGCCTGGTGGTCTTCGCCATCGGCGGCGGTGGTTACTGGGTGTTCCGCTCCAGCGGCCTGGAGGGCTTCTCCCCCGGCATCGCCGCCTCGGCGCTGCTCATGCTGGTGGTGCTGGGCTGGACCGCCAGCTACCTGCTGCGGGTGGTGGGCGGCAAGATGACCTACATGGAGCAGCGGCGCCGTTACCGGGCCGCCTACGACGCCGTGACCGACGAGGAGCTCCAGCGCAAGTTCGACGCCATGAGCCCCGAGGAGCAGGCGAAGCTGCTGGCCGAGGTGGGGCAGCTCCAGGCCGATGCCGAGATGTGA
- a CDS encoding NAD(P)H-quinone oxidoreductase subunit L, with protein MALSSLPLDTLLVIGAYLALAGAYLLVVPLALYWWMHKRWYVMGKIERTAIYGLVFLFFPGLILFAPFLNLRMAGQGEA; from the coding sequence GTGGCCCTGAGCAGCCTGCCGCTCGACACCCTCCTGGTGATCGGTGCCTACCTGGCCCTGGCCGGCGCCTACCTGCTGGTGGTGCCCCTGGCCCTCTACTGGTGGATGCACAAGCGCTGGTACGTGATGGGCAAGATCGAGCGCACTGCCATCTACGGGCTGGTGTTCCTGTTCTTTCCCGGGCTGATCCTGTTCGCCCCCTTCCTCAACCTGCGCATGGCGGGCCAGGGCGAGGCCTGA
- a CDS encoding YkvA family protein: MAGAPSATAFADQDTPHQRGAGHDPVDAEVLESSVVDEALLVRLLRRAGRTIARPAFECLELLLDGATPPQVRLTVLAALTYLLLPLDVIPDFIPAAGFSDDMVALTALLGLCGTHRTPAIRARAQSRLDRWFPLPRRQG, encoded by the coding sequence ATGGCTGGTGCCCCTTCGGCCACTGCCTTCGCTGACCAGGACACCCCTCACCAGAGGGGCGCCGGCCACGACCCCGTCGACGCCGAGGTGCTCGAGAGTTCGGTGGTCGACGAGGCCCTGCTGGTGCGGCTGCTGCGCCGCGCCGGCCGCACCATCGCCCGCCCCGCCTTCGAGTGCCTGGAGCTGCTGCTCGATGGCGCCACGCCGCCCCAGGTGCGGCTGACCGTCCTGGCGGCCCTCACCTACCTGCTGCTGCCCCTGGATGTGATCCCCGATTTCATCCCGGCGGCCGGCTTCAGTGACGACATGGTGGCTCTCACCGCCCTTCTGGGGCTGTGCGGCACCCATCGCACCCCGGCGATCCGCGCCCGGGCCCAGAGCCGGCTCGACCGCTGGTTTCCCCTGCCCCGCCGGCAGGGGTAG